One genomic segment of Hordeum vulgare subsp. vulgare chromosome 2H, MorexV3_pseudomolecules_assembly, whole genome shotgun sequence includes these proteins:
- the LOC123426038 gene encoding uncharacterized protein LOC123426038 isoform X2 yields MHCDVSLGDFAKRKHHSMLLGPGNVPEEDQIRILSVIRFIMHCDVSLGDFAKRKHHSMRSVAGLAILALDDSSRRRTLSLYLLARLAQCAYNSAKSKNRFHFWGSHWRHGDALLFSVASAQIMYAFVMRPESLPKSYRDFIQKTGPVAEPVYKAVRDSCRGGHVDLIGLSAYFANKKNSNLINLTKSPSVIPCSVIHADRASCLAHNVTVTSSTFKKTFPLYFSLTFVPFVVLRLQKFLESPAATCWRALVGAVRSTTFLSAFVTLFQSTICLHRKVASKDHKLVYWFGGLVSGLSILLENKARRAELALYVLPRAGESLWYILINRHLLPNIKNAEVGLFCLCMGGIMYFLEYEPDTMAPFLRGLIRRFLASKITNPSPAPNRNASYSYLHTLNVLEQSKTHPTPENGLPTSETYTLESIPGL; encoded by the exons ATGCACTGCGATGTTTCCTTAGGAGATTTCGCAAAAAGGAAACACCATTCAATGC TGCTTGGACCTGGGAATGTCCCTGAAGAGGATCAAATTAGGATACTTTCTGTTATAAGATTTATCATGCACTGCGATGTTTCCTTAGGAGATTTCGCAAAAAGGAAACACCATTCAATGC GTTCCGTGGCAGGCTTGGCGATACTAGCACTAGATGATTCGAGTAGGAGACGCACCCTTTCTCTATATCTTCTAGCAAGGCTTGCTCAG TGTGCATATAACTCCGCAAAGTCTAAAAATAGATTCCACTTCTGGGGTAGCCATTGGAGACATGGAGATGCATTACTTTTCTCTGTCGCATCTGCCCAG ATTATGTATGCTTTTGTTATGAGGCCTGAAAGCTTACCAAAATCATACCGAGACTTCATCCAAAAGACAGGACCAGTTGCAGAACCTGTTTACAAGGCTGTCAGAGATAGCTGCAGAGGTGGTCATGTGGATCTCATTGGCCTCTCAGCCTATTTCGCAAACAAGAAGAATTCAAATTTGATAAATTTAACAAAAAGTCCATCAGTTATTCCATGTTCCGTGATTCATGCTGACAGAGCGTCATGCTTGGCTCATAATGTTACTGTCACTTCATCAACATTCAAGAAAACATTCCCTCTGTATTTCTCATTGACATTTGTCCCCTTTGTTGTTCTACGTCTTCAAAAG TTTTTGGAATCCCCAGCTGCAACTTGCTGGCGTGCTCTTGTGGGTGCAGTTCGCTCTACCACTTTTTTGTCAGCGTTTGTCACTCTCTTCCAG TCTACCATCTGTTTGCACCGTAAAGTTGCAAGCAAAGACCACAAACTTGTGTATTGGTTTGGTGGTTTAGTGTCTGGTCTTTCGATTCTCCTGGAGAATAAAGCAAGAAGAGCGGAGTTAGCTCTCTATGTACTTCCCCGTGCCGGAGAATCTCTATGGTATATATTGATCAACCGCCACCTTCTCCCAAATATAAAAAATGCGGAG GTGGGTCTTTTCTGCTTGTGCATGGGAGGGATCATGTACTTTCTGGAGTACGAGCCAGACACCATGGCTCCATTCCTTAGGGGCCTGATCCGGCGCTTCCTGGCGAGCAAGATAACCAACCCAAGCCCGGctccaaatcgcaatgcctcctATTCCTACCTTCATACGCTGAATGTGTTGGAGCAGTCAAAAACGCATCCTACCCCGGAGAATGGCCTGCCTACGTCAGAGACGTACACCCTTGAATCAATTCCTGGACTTTAA
- the LOC123426038 gene encoding uncharacterized protein LOC123426038 isoform X1, translating to MPFLSTPSFDLSAGAEPTLGPRPPPPPPPAAATAPPPQPPVSEAAARRLREAEERLREAIQELHQHHGRDEEATKGGGWGCCVHQGESCAAHAAGNLCQTFLLSYGVRVGIGILLRAFKLARRRSYGSLLDLKQLVSEKDLIVREEACRVGLLFGGFTGSYHALRCFLRRFRKKETPFNAILSGSVAGLAILALDDSSRRRTLSLYLLARLAQCAYNSAKSKNRFHFWGSHWRHGDALLFSVASAQIMYAFVMRPESLPKSYRDFIQKTGPVAEPVYKAVRDSCRGGHVDLIGLSAYFANKKNSNLINLTKSPSVIPCSVIHADRASCLAHNVTVTSSTFKKTFPLYFSLTFVPFVVLRLQKFLESPAATCWRALVGAVRSTTFLSAFVTLFQSTICLHRKVASKDHKLVYWFGGLVSGLSILLENKARRAELALYVLPRAGESLWYILINRHLLPNIKNAEVGLFCLCMGGIMYFLEYEPDTMAPFLRGLIRRFLASKITNPSPAPNRNASYSYLHTLNVLEQSKTHPTPENGLPTSETYTLESIPGL from the exons ATGCCCTTCCTCTCGACGCCCTCGTTCGACCTCTCCGCCGGCGCGGAACCCACACTCggcccgcgccctcctcctcctcctccgcccgccgCCGCGACCGCGCCTCCACCGCAGCCGCCGGTGTccgaggcggcggcgaggcgccTGCGGGAGGCGGAGGAGCGGTTGCGCGAGGCCATCCAGGAGCTCCACCAGCACCACGGGCGGGATGAGGAGGCCACCAAAGGAGGTGGGTGGGGGTGCTGCGTGCACCAGGGGGAGTCGTGCGCGGCGCACGCGGCGGGGAACCTGTGCCAGACCTTCCTGCTCTCCTACGGCGTCCGTGTCGGAATCGGGATCCTCCTCCGTGCCTTCAAGCTCGCGCGCCGCAGATCCTACGGCTCGCTCCTCGATCTGAAG CAACTGGTTTCGGAGAAAGATCTAATAGTGAGGGAGGAAGCTTGTCGGGTAGGGTTACTTTTTGGAGGATTCACTGGATCATATCATGCACTGCGATGTTTCCTTAGGAGATTTCGCAAAAAGGAAACACCATTCAATGC AATATTATCAGGTTCCGTGGCAGGCTTGGCGATACTAGCACTAGATGATTCGAGTAGGAGACGCACCCTTTCTCTATATCTTCTAGCAAGGCTTGCTCAG TGTGCATATAACTCCGCAAAGTCTAAAAATAGATTCCACTTCTGGGGTAGCCATTGGAGACATGGAGATGCATTACTTTTCTCTGTCGCATCTGCCCAG ATTATGTATGCTTTTGTTATGAGGCCTGAAAGCTTACCAAAATCATACCGAGACTTCATCCAAAAGACAGGACCAGTTGCAGAACCTGTTTACAAGGCTGTCAGAGATAGCTGCAGAGGTGGTCATGTGGATCTCATTGGCCTCTCAGCCTATTTCGCAAACAAGAAGAATTCAAATTTGATAAATTTAACAAAAAGTCCATCAGTTATTCCATGTTCCGTGATTCATGCTGACAGAGCGTCATGCTTGGCTCATAATGTTACTGTCACTTCATCAACATTCAAGAAAACATTCCCTCTGTATTTCTCATTGACATTTGTCCCCTTTGTTGTTCTACGTCTTCAAAAG TTTTTGGAATCCCCAGCTGCAACTTGCTGGCGTGCTCTTGTGGGTGCAGTTCGCTCTACCACTTTTTTGTCAGCGTTTGTCACTCTCTTCCAG TCTACCATCTGTTTGCACCGTAAAGTTGCAAGCAAAGACCACAAACTTGTGTATTGGTTTGGTGGTTTAGTGTCTGGTCTTTCGATTCTCCTGGAGAATAAAGCAAGAAGAGCGGAGTTAGCTCTCTATGTACTTCCCCGTGCCGGAGAATCTCTATGGTATATATTGATCAACCGCCACCTTCTCCCAAATATAAAAAATGCGGAG GTGGGTCTTTTCTGCTTGTGCATGGGAGGGATCATGTACTTTCTGGAGTACGAGCCAGACACCATGGCTCCATTCCTTAGGGGCCTGATCCGGCGCTTCCTGGCGAGCAAGATAACCAACCCAAGCCCGGctccaaatcgcaatgcctcctATTCCTACCTTCATACGCTGAATGTGTTGGAGCAGTCAAAAACGCATCCTACCCCGGAGAATGGCCTGCCTACGTCAGAGACGTACACCCTTGAATCAATTCCTGGACTTTAA
- the LOC123426038 gene encoding uncharacterized protein LOC123426038 isoform X3, with amino-acid sequence MYAFVMRPESLPKSYRDFIQKTGPVAEPVYKAVRDSCRGGHVDLIGLSAYFANKKNSNLINLTKSPSVIPCSVIHADRASCLAHNVTVTSSTFKKTFPLYFSLTFVPFVVLRLQKFLESPAATCWRALVGAVRSTTFLSAFVTLFQSTICLHRKVASKDHKLVYWFGGLVSGLSILLENKARRAELALYVLPRAGESLWYILINRHLLPNIKNAEVGLFCLCMGGIMYFLEYEPDTMAPFLRGLIRRFLASKITNPSPAPNRNASYSYLHTLNVLEQSKTHPTPENGLPTSETYTLESIPGL; translated from the exons ATGTATGCTTTTGTTATGAGGCCTGAAAGCTTACCAAAATCATACCGAGACTTCATCCAAAAGACAGGACCAGTTGCAGAACCTGTTTACAAGGCTGTCAGAGATAGCTGCAGAGGTGGTCATGTGGATCTCATTGGCCTCTCAGCCTATTTCGCAAACAAGAAGAATTCAAATTTGATAAATTTAACAAAAAGTCCATCAGTTATTCCATGTTCCGTGATTCATGCTGACAGAGCGTCATGCTTGGCTCATAATGTTACTGTCACTTCATCAACATTCAAGAAAACATTCCCTCTGTATTTCTCATTGACATTTGTCCCCTTTGTTGTTCTACGTCTTCAAAAG TTTTTGGAATCCCCAGCTGCAACTTGCTGGCGTGCTCTTGTGGGTGCAGTTCGCTCTACCACTTTTTTGTCAGCGTTTGTCACTCTCTTCCAG TCTACCATCTGTTTGCACCGTAAAGTTGCAAGCAAAGACCACAAACTTGTGTATTGGTTTGGTGGTTTAGTGTCTGGTCTTTCGATTCTCCTGGAGAATAAAGCAAGAAGAGCGGAGTTAGCTCTCTATGTACTTCCCCGTGCCGGAGAATCTCTATGGTATATATTGATCAACCGCCACCTTCTCCCAAATATAAAAAATGCGGAG GTGGGTCTTTTCTGCTTGTGCATGGGAGGGATCATGTACTTTCTGGAGTACGAGCCAGACACCATGGCTCCATTCCTTAGGGGCCTGATCCGGCGCTTCCTGGCGAGCAAGATAACCAACCCAAGCCCGGctccaaatcgcaatgcctcctATTCCTACCTTCATACGCTGAATGTGTTGGAGCAGTCAAAAACGCATCCTACCCCGGAGAATGGCCTGCCTACGTCAGAGACGTACACCCTTGAATCAATTCCTGGACTTTAA